A window from Candidatus Desulfofervidus auxilii encodes these proteins:
- a CDS encoding AbrB/MazE/SpoVT family DNA-binding domain-containing protein yields MSVVRVYKKGIIVLPKSVRDKVGVEEGMLLKVFIEDDRIVLKPLDLWNRVWGCGKGMGSAEEAELELDREEDVFWGRRKLKK; encoded by the coding sequence GTGAGCGTTGTTAGGGTTTATAAGAAGGGTATTATTGTTTTACCTAAGAGTGTTAGGGATAAAGTTGGTGTTGAGGAGGGTATGCTGTTGAAGGTTTTTATAGAAGATGATAGAATTGTTTTGAAGCCTCTTGATCTATGGAATAGAGTATGGGGTTGTGGTAAGGGTATGGGTTCAGCTGAGGAGGCAGAGCTAGAGCTTGATCGTGAGGAGGATGTGTTTTGGGGTCGAAGAAAGTTAAAGAAGTAG
- a CDS encoding helix-turn-helix domain-containing protein: MRQILTLAKVTFRHEPCPFISLARITDSTLYPVYPNLATFKNYMFPTILEIPAIPEDAFTRYLETFNNSFQLKFQKRSEERKRTIFALVANKGLEEFVKLTAKRRMVLSQLPLHSVTKSEESFFFIVDFNNAKFVDEYEERLSAIGDARVVMMSELRNLDDFKQILIRRIIELSREDEKILSYAIHYGYFDIPKKITLGELANKLNISKTSLDVKLRKSIGRIIGRLIEMYEVYYSLLGV; the protein is encoded by the coding sequence ATGAGACAAATACTTACTCTCGCTAAAGTAACATTCCGTCATGAGCCTTGTCCTTTTATTAGTTTAGCGAGAATCACAGATTCGACTCTATATCCAGTATATCCTAATTTAGCGACATTTAAAAACTATATGTTTCCCACAATTCTCGAAATTCCGGCAATCCCTGAAGACGCATTCACTAGATATCTGGAAACATTCAATAATTCATTTCAATTAAAGTTTCAAAAAAGAAGTGAAGAAAGAAAGAGAACAATTTTTGCTCTTGTGGCGAATAAGGGATTAGAAGAATTTGTGAAATTGACAGCTAAACGCAGAATGGTGTTATCACAACTCCCCCTTCACTCAGTAACTAAAAGTGAGGAATCTTTCTTTTTCATAGTGGATTTCAATAATGCAAAGTTCGTAGACGAATATGAAGAAAGATTATCTGCTATAGGCGATGCACGAGTTGTTATGATGAGTGAACTCAGAAATTTAGACGACTTTAAACAAATTCTTATAAGGAGGATAATAGAGCTTAGTCGTGAAGATGAGAAAATATTGTCCTATGCTATCCATTACGGGTACTTTGATATTCCAAAGAAGATTACATTAGGTGAACTAGCAAATAAGCTAAATATATCTAAAACAAGCCTTGATGTAAAGCTTAGAAAATCTATAGGTAGAATTATAGGAAGACTAATAGAGATGTACGAAGTATACTATTCACTTTTAGGAGTATAA
- a CDS encoding PIN domain-containing protein: MKLLLDTTYFLPVIGISVKNILWNTIIELIKGGYQVLISEITFFELSAKGAKYIVAGTLTPERVSKGMRALLYDDRIEKIPIYDTSILLTAFKLRMILNDFIDCLILSSAINRAEVLVTEDKDILEISNKRSFQNIIQISNPKFKIKKLKNII, encoded by the coding sequence ATGAAGCTACTATTAGATACCACGTATTTTCTACCAGTTATAGGAATTTCTGTTAAGAATATTCTATGGAATACTATTATTGAGTTAATTAAAGGGGGATATCAAGTTCTGATAAGCGAAATTACATTTTTTGAACTCTCAGCCAAAGGCGCTAAATATATTGTAGCTGGAACTCTTACCCCTGAAAGAGTATCTAAAGGTATGAGAGCCCTTCTATACGATGATAGGATAGAAAAGATACCTATTTATGATACCTCTATACTATTAACAGCCTTTAAGCTTAGGATGATATTAAACGATTTTATAGACTGTCTTATCCTCTCATCAGCCATTAACCGAGCCGAGGTCTTAGTAACAGAAGACAAAGATATTCTAGAAATATCTAATAAAAGATCATTTCAAAACATTATTCAAATATCAAACCCTAAATTTAAGATCAAAAAGCTTAAGAATATAATATAA
- a CDS encoding PIN domain-containing protein → MGSKKVKEVVIDTYVLLAIVYDEVGENASRVLEDIRKGLVKGLLPTTVAYEYMIHWLRGRIPGLKSLEEVITYLENYFKIVDLTFKDYMDAAKIKVRGDEILRKAEDEALRSRKLSIIDSTVIALARKRKAPILSGDKDLTYVAGKEKIEIIW, encoded by the coding sequence TTGGGGTCGAAGAAAGTTAAAGAAGTAGTTATTGATACTTATGTTCTCTTAGCCATAGTTTATGATGAAGTAGGTGAAAACGCAAGTAGAGTACTAGAGGATATACGTAAAGGATTAGTTAAGGGATTACTCCCCACAACAGTTGCCTATGAATATATGATACACTGGTTGAGAGGTAGGATACCTGGGCTCAAAAGTCTTGAAGAAGTTATAACATATTTGGAAAACTATTTTAAAATAGTGGATTTAACTTTCAAAGATTATATGGATGCAGCTAAGATAAAAGTTAGAGGCGACGAGATTCTAAGGAAAGCTGAGGATGAAGCTCTTAGATCAAGAAAACTAAGCATTATTGACTCAACAGTAATAGCTTTAGCCCGTAAAAGAAAAGCCCCCATATTATCAGGTGATAAAGACCTAACATATGTTGCAGGAAAAGAGAAAATAGAGATCATATGGTAG
- a CDS encoding UDP-glucose 4-epimerase produces AEKITKNFDVYNIGSIDWITVNDVARITVETLGLKNVSFSYKPMLHGVGWRGDVKRIALSIEKLRKAGFTPRFKSREAVEKTVESFMKELF; encoded by the coding sequence CGCCGAGAAAATTACTAAAAATTTCGATGTCTATAATATTGGTTCTATAGATTGGATTACTGTAAACGATGTTGCAAGAATAACTGTGGAAACCCTTGGACTGAAAAATGTTTCTTTCAGCTATAAGCCTATGCTTCATGGTGTTGGATGGAGGGGTGATGTTAAGAGGATAGCGCTTTCAATAGAAAAATTGAGGAAAGCTGGCTTTACTCCAAGATTTAAGAGTAGAGAAGCTGTGGAAAAGACTGTAGAGTCTTTTATGAAAGAATTATTTTAG